In Sphingomonas sp. M1-B02, the sequence ATCTTCGCAATGCGGAGGGATGGAAAGCCGCGCTCGCCAATTTCAGTCGCTGGGCCGAGCAACTCAAGAAAGCCGGGCTGGGCTTCGCCTATCACAACCATGATTTCGAGTTCACCGTGAAACCGGACGGTCGCAGCCTGTTCGACATGCTGGTGGCCGATACCGATCCGGCGCTGGTCAAGCTCGAACTCGATCTTTTCTGGGCAGTCGCAGCTGGCGAGGATCCCAAGGCGATCATCCGGCGCAATCCCGGCCGCATCTATGCCTATCACGTCAAGGATCGCACCGCCGACGGCAAGATGACCAGCGTCGGCAAGGGCACGATCGATTTCACCGATATCTTCACGCTCAATCGCATCGCGGGCGTGCAGCATTTCTATGTCGAGAATGATCAGTCGCCTGCGCCTTATCTTCCCGACATTCAGACCAGTTTCGCCGCGCTCAGCCGGCTCGTCGCATAAATTTCATCGGGGGAAATAAGCATGCCTGACATGTTCGATGCGATCGTCATCGGCTCCGGAGTGAGCGGCGGATGGGCGGCGAAGGAATTGACCGAGAAGGGGCTCAAGGTCCTGATGCTCGACCGCGGGGTGATGGTCGAGCATGGCGAGGGCTATGACTATGACGGCAAGCCCGCTTATGAGATTCCCGCGCGTGACATGATGCCCAAGGCGCTGGTCGAGCGCGATTATTTCATCGCCAAATATGGCTATGTCGCGCCTTCGAGCCAGAAATATTACAACAACGACCGGCTGAACCCCTATGCCTATGGCGAGGGCGACAAATTCTACTGGATCCGCCCCGGCGCAGTCGGCGGCAAGTCGCTGATCTGGGGGCGCTGGAGCTTCCGCTGGAGCCCCGAGGATTTCGAGGCCAACAAGCGCGAGAATGTCGCGATCGACTGGCCGATCCGCTATGACGACCTCGCCCCCTGGTACGATTATGTCGAGAATTATATCGGCGTTTCCGGCTCGCGCGAGAATCTGCCGCAGTTGGCGGACAGCCTGTTCCAGCCGCCGATGCAGATGAATATCGCCGAGAAATGGCTCAAGGAACGGCTGGAGGCGACGTCGCCCGGCCGCAAGCTGATCAACACGCGCCTCTCGAACATGACCGAGGACAAACCCGACCAGGGCCGTAGCAAATGCCAGTATCGCAACCAATGCGGCCGCGGCTGTTCGTTCGGCGCTTATTTTTCGACCCAGGCGGTGACGCTGCCCGCCGCGCGCGCCACGGGGCGGCTGACGCTGCGGCCCGACGCATTGGTCTCCAACCTCGAATATGATCCCGCCACCAAGAAGGTAACGGGCGTACGTGTAATCGACACCAAGACGAAGCAGGCCGAGGTGATCCCCGCGCGGCTCGTCTTCCTCTGCGCCTCGGCGATGGCGTCGACGCAGATCATGATGAACTCGCGGATCCCCGGCAGCGGTACCAGCCATTTCGACAGCAGCGGCACGCTCGGCCGCTATGTGATGGACCATATCTTCCGCGTCGGCGTCGGCGGCGAGATCCCCGGCATGACCGATTTCATCGAATATGGCCGCCGCCCGGGCGGGGTCTATATCCCGCGCTTCCGCAATGTCGGCGGTGAGGAAGGCGTCGGCTTCCGGCGCGGCTATGGCTATCAGGGCGCGGCGCGCCGCGATCCGGCCACGCCGCAGGGCTTCGGCGCATCGATGAAGCAGGGCATGCGCGGCTATGGCCCCTGGAAGTTCGGGATGGGCGCATTCGGCGAATGCCTGCCCTATGAAGACAATCGCGTCAGCCTCCATCCCGACAAGCTCGACCGCTTCGGGGTGCCGCTGATGCGCTTCGACGTCACCTTCCGCGAGAATGAGATCCGGATGATGGACGATGCTCGGACCGAGGGTGAGAAGATGCTGCGCGCGGCCGGCCTGCTCAACGTGACCAGTACGCGGAGCGAGCATGTTCCCGGCGACGCGATCCACGAGATGGGCGGCGCGCGGATGGGGGCGGACCCGCGCCAATCGGTGCTCAACAAATGGAGCCAGGCGCATGACGCGGCGAACCTGTTCGTCACCGATGGCGCGCAGATGACCTCGGTGTCGTGCGTGAACCCGTCGCTCACGTTCATGGCGCTCACCGCGCGCGCCACGGACCATGCGATAAAGCAAATGAAGGCAGGCGCGATTTAAGGTCCTGCCTCCGCTCGACGGAGAATTCGCCGGATCGGTGGCTCTACGCGCAAGGCTTCTTGCTATGATCATCCGGGACGCGCAAGAAGGCGATCCCGCAAAGGGCTGGCGCTGAGAATTGAGGCCGCCTCCGTCAAAATAGACGCGGCGCCCTCCGGTCGGGTTACTCGTCGGGCTGGGAAACGCGCAGCAGCGTGCCGACGGCGAAGGCGACGCCGCTCGCCTTGAGGCTGAGGCATTTGGCCGCGGCGTTGCTGATCGTCGCGACGAGCGCAGGGACCGGGCGCTCGGTGAGCCCCTGCCCTGCGGACAGGTCTTGTTTGACTTTTCGATCTGCTGGAGCATGTACCGCAGTACATATAGTTAGCCATAGAGGAGGGCAGGGAGATCACTTGGAAAATGGGGTGGAAACTGCAGGCGGCGTCGCCGAGACCGATTTGCAGGCCCTTCGTTCGCGAGTGCTGGCATGCCAAGAGCGTGATGCTGGCGTGACGCATAAGTGGCTAGCCGATGCCGCTAAGATACAGGGCGGGACGCTGTCGAAGTTCCTGCACCGCGGACGGGGGCTGGCTCGCTCCCAGTTCATATATCTGCAGCTCGCGCTTTGTCGTGTGCAAGCGAGGGCGGCGGCGTGACGGGCGTAACGCGATGTCACGCGCGACGTCACGTGACAGTCATGACCCCGCAGCGGTGTCGGGGGTGCGTAGTGCAATTGCGGGGACGCATCGATGTCCATGAAACTTGCTAACGATCATGGCCATAGCTGCGGCCAAAAGCGGGTCGCGTTTTGCTTGTTTGGGCTGCGCACACGAAACCGTGCCGAACGCCGCGGCTCAACAAGCTGGTGCACAACAAGCAAGGGCTGGCGCAAAACGCGGGCGGATGTCGCGAGCCGGACCAGGCCAGCAGTCCCACACTACAAAATGTTAATCAGAGCGCCGATAAGGACTTAGGCCTGCGGCTTAATAATTCACGGGGGCGGAAAATGGCGGTCGCAGTTGGTCAGCCGGCGTTTAATGAGAATTACGCGGGGCTGTTTGAAACCGAATCTATGAACCCCTTCCGGTAGAACTCGGGCGCACCGTTGGGCACTCCAATTACGCTATCGTATCGCTTCTCCGAGACGTTGCCAGACTACGATACGCACATGACCGGTTCGGTCGCCACTTATATGCCGGTGCCAGACCAGCTGCGAGCAATCGCTCGAAGCGCATTCAGCACGGTAAGCGCCGTCACCAATGTAACATTCGTGGAAGCTCCCGCGTCCAGCGGCTACCGAGACGTAGACATTGTGATAAACGGTACCACAATCTCCGGTGGTGGTGCTGCCTTCTTCCCGACTAGGCAGGGTTACGCCCTGTTTCCCAGCACAGGTGACATTTATCTGGGCGCGAACACTGTGCAGCAGAATGGGGGCATCAGCAAGTCGACCTACGATGTGGTGGGGAATGGGAGCTTGGCCGGATTCTACGAGACTTTTCTGCATGAGCTTGGTCACGCCTTAGGCCTGTTTCATCCGATGAACTATTCGGACGCCACGGGAGCCTATAATCCGAATACCAGTCGCAATCAATCCAGAGATGCGGAACACGCTTTATATGGTGATGGCTTACGACAACGCTCCAGAGGCCAACGGTGCACAGTGGGACAGGCCCCAATGCCGCTCGATATTCTCGCGCTCCAGAAGCTATACGGCATCAATCAGACAGCGAGCGCTGGCGATGATACCTGCACGATCCCGGCCCTCAACCCAGGGCTTCGTACAATCTGGGACTTCGGCGGTACCGACACCCTTGACCTTTCAAACATGAAGGTCGCCGCACGCCTCGACCTTCGCATCGGCGGAGTGTCGGACATAGGGAAGATTTAAATTATATCCCAGTGGTCGGGAAACTCGACTGCCTCGAAGTCTAATGTGATCATCGGCCAAACACCGTCATAGGATTGTAGGATCACACTACGCAGACGCGATCGTTGCAAACGATGCTAGCAATACGATTGTGGGCAATGGAGGCTCGGACAACCTCTCGGGGTTAGGGGGGAACGACACCTATGTTGTCAGTACAATGGACACAGTCGTTATGGAGAGCGTCGGGGAAGGCATCGGCACCGTGATCGTCCAAGCTTAAGGCTTCAATTGGGTTATGACCGGAAACGCGCACGTCGAGACCGTCTCGGCCGAGGCAGGTAGGGCGGCGATCAACAGTACCGGCAACTATCTTTCGCAGACAATCAACGGCAACGATGGTGCGAACATCCCGTCGAGCGGCAGTCCAGACTCGCACGATACGCTCAAGGGCGGGCTGGGTGACGACACGTACCGCGTGTTCGCGAGCGGGGACGTAATCAACGACACTGGCGGCAACGACATCGTCTACACCAGCGGCACGAGCTATTTCCTTTATTCGACCGCCGCGGTGGAGACGCTTTCGACATCGCTGCATGGCGGAACCGAGAGTTTCTACCTGATCGGGAACGGCGCGTCGCACCTGATCATCGGCAGTTATGGCGACAACATAGTCAATAGCCGATCGGGCAATGGCGAAGGCAATGCTGACACGATCATCGGCCTCTATGGCAACGACACGTTCGCGGTGTTCCTGCAAGGTGACGTGGTACGCGAAGCGGTCGGGCAGGGATTTGATACCGTCGTCGCCAACACGAATTATCAGCTTCGCGACGGGACCGACATCGAGAACCTGACCGTGGCGGACCAGACGTCCACCGATGCGGGACAGCAGTTCACGCTGCGCGGAAACGCATTTGCGCAGACGTTGGTCGGCAAC encodes:
- a CDS encoding GMC family oxidoreductase; the encoded protein is MPDMFDAIVIGSGVSGGWAAKELTEKGLKVLMLDRGVMVEHGEGYDYDGKPAYEIPARDMMPKALVERDYFIAKYGYVAPSSQKYYNNDRLNPYAYGEGDKFYWIRPGAVGGKSLIWGRWSFRWSPEDFEANKRENVAIDWPIRYDDLAPWYDYVENYIGVSGSRENLPQLADSLFQPPMQMNIAEKWLKERLEATSPGRKLINTRLSNMTEDKPDQGRSKCQYRNQCGRGCSFGAYFSTQAVTLPAARATGRLTLRPDALVSNLEYDPATKKVTGVRVIDTKTKQAEVIPARLVFLCASAMASTQIMMNSRIPGSGTSHFDSSGTLGRYVMDHIFRVGVGGEIPGMTDFIEYGRRPGGVYIPRFRNVGGEEGVGFRRGYGYQGAARRDPATPQGFGASMKQGMRGYGPWKFGMGAFGECLPYEDNRVSLHPDKLDRFGVPLMRFDVTFRENEIRMMDDARTEGEKMLRAAGLLNVTSTRSEHVPGDAIHEMGGARMGADPRQSVLNKWSQAHDAANLFVTDGAQMTSVSCVNPSLTFMALTARATDHAIKQMKAGAI
- a CDS encoding matrixin family metalloprotease, whose amino-acid sequence is MTGSVATYMPVPDQLRAIARSAFSTVSAVTNVTFVEAPASSGYRDVDIVINGTTISGGGAAFFPTRQGYALFPSTGDIYLGANTVQQNGGISKSTYDVVGNGSLAGFYETFLHELGHALGLFHPMNYSDATGAYNPNTSRNQSRDAEHALYGDGLRQRSRGQRCTVGQAPMPLDILALQKLYGINQTASAGDDTCTIPALNPGLRTIWDFGGTDTLDLSNMKVAARLDLRIGGVSDIGKI
- a CDS encoding calcium-binding protein, coding for MTGNAHVETVSAEAGRAAINSTGNYLSQTINGNDGANIPSSGSPDSHDTLKGGLGDDTYRVFASGDVINDTGGNDIVYTSGTSYFLYSTAAVETLSTSLHGGTESFYLIGNGASHLIIGSYGDNIVNSRSGNGEGNADTIIGLYGNDTFAVFLQGDVVREAVGQGFDTVVANTNYQLRDGTDIENLTVADQTSTDAGQQFTLRGNAFAQTLVGNDTANVLDGRGGDDLLIGRGGSDTFAFTTALVAGNVDRIQDFAAGDKIGLALDAFAGVTGGGILADEPVAGAAAADGDDRLVYGQATGRLWYDADGNDAGAAMLFATLAAGTPLRAGDFVIVAPVASLPSI
- a CDS encoding sugar phosphate isomerase/epimerase family protein; the encoded protein is MMINRRQWLAGSAALATAVAAGPLAAQGKAKSIGIQLYTVRELFSKDPMGTLEKIAAIGYREVEYGGGGYEKLDPSALRATMDRLGLKSPSLHIGYDALASDFAGSVRRAKTLGADTVVLPWMAENLRNAEGWKAALANFSRWAEQLKKAGLGFAYHNHDFEFTVKPDGRSLFDMLVADTDPALVKLELDLFWAVAAGEDPKAIIRRNPGRIYAYHVKDRTADGKMTSVGKGTIDFTDIFTLNRIAGVQHFYVENDQSPAPYLPDIQTSFAALSRLVA